In a single window of the Bacillus mycoides genome:
- a CDS encoding MFS transporter has product MSVQSVSYSTLLRTNKNFKKLFYGQTLSVLGDWFHTVALLTLVYSITESSFMLALTFMSKGLPQLLLSPFIGGIVDRFSKKKIMIFTDSLRGIIVLTYLLAFYKIEIIFVSNICLSVLSCLFEPAKQSTLKNIVHQKHFVTANSLSSTINGFMSIMGASLGGLIAQSLSIEIAFFINSLSYFISAYIIYKIKIPSRDTFSKKKAFFTDIKDGYTYILQSKIILTLILVGISWGIIGGAYQLLLTIYAERIFHTNIGILYAVQGAGLMIGSLLVNLYMSKNEDKMKRAFGWAYLLQGIFFLGFILSDQLIIGIITLLCMRIAGGIIVPLDTTLLQTYTQENMIGKVFSFHYSIYGSLIQLSMFITGWFLEILSPQVIGSLLAICCIFVSFIWLFLFYRGELGEESIDNQ; this is encoded by the coding sequence ATGTCAGTGCAATCAGTTTCTTATTCCACACTTCTTAGAACAAATAAAAACTTTAAAAAACTATTTTATGGTCAAACATTAAGTGTACTTGGGGATTGGTTTCATACTGTCGCTTTATTAACACTCGTCTATAGCATAACAGAATCTTCATTTATGTTAGCACTCACCTTTATGAGCAAAGGGTTACCTCAACTTCTTCTGAGCCCATTCATAGGCGGCATTGTAGACCGTTTTTCAAAAAAGAAAATTATGATTTTTACTGATAGTTTACGAGGAATTATCGTCCTCACTTATTTATTAGCATTCTACAAAATTGAAATTATTTTCGTTTCTAATATATGCTTATCAGTACTCTCTTGCTTATTCGAGCCTGCTAAGCAATCAACTCTAAAAAATATCGTACATCAAAAGCATTTCGTAACCGCTAACTCTCTTTCTAGTACAATCAATGGTTTTATGTCTATTATGGGAGCTTCTTTAGGTGGGCTCATTGCACAATCTTTAAGTATCGAGATTGCCTTTTTTATTAATAGCCTATCATACTTTATTTCAGCCTATATTATTTATAAAATAAAGATCCCTTCTCGTGACACTTTTAGCAAGAAAAAAGCGTTTTTCACTGATATAAAAGATGGTTATACATACATATTACAAAGCAAAATTATTTTAACATTAATTCTTGTCGGCATTTCATGGGGCATTATTGGAGGTGCCTATCAGTTACTTCTAACAATCTATGCCGAAAGAATCTTCCACACTAACATTGGTATTTTATATGCGGTTCAAGGGGCTGGACTTATGATTGGCAGTCTCCTCGTTAATCTTTATATGTCTAAAAATGAAGACAAAATGAAAAGAGCATTTGGTTGGGCCTATTTACTACAAGGAATTTTCTTTCTCGGATTTATTCTATCCGATCAACTTATTATCGGTATCATTACATTACTCTGTATGCGTATAGCAGGAGGTATCATCGTTCCACTTGATACGACATTACTACAAACGTATACGCAAGAAAACATGATTGGTAAAGTTTTTTCATTTCATTATTCCATCTACGGATCGCTTATTCAGTTATCTATGTTTATTACAGGATGGTTTTTAGAAATCCTTTCTCCTCAAGTGATTGGTAGCTTGTTAGCTATATGCTGTATTTTTGTTAGTTTTATATGGCTTTTCTTGTTTTATCGCGGTGAGCTTGGTGAAGAATCTATTG
- a CDS encoding VOC family protein — MIKGLYEAHLPVCNLEISIPFYESLGLKLYNRDNDIAFFWIVENESWIGLWEGKEYKVNYHPSLRHIAFQVSLHDLENAIHWLKQKGIPARKDFGMEPIEPIVFPELAHASVYFNDPDGNSLEFIAQLPVGLPKAEKMYLSEWKKHVQTSPIDRD; from the coding sequence ATGATTAAGGGTCTTTATGAAGCACATTTACCTGTCTGTAATTTAGAAATTTCGATACCTTTTTATGAATCACTGGGGTTAAAATTATATAATAGAGACAACGATATCGCCTTCTTTTGGATTGTAGAAAATGAAAGTTGGATTGGTCTTTGGGAAGGAAAAGAATACAAAGTCAATTATCATCCATCCTTACGACATATCGCTTTCCAAGTAAGCCTACACGATTTAGAAAACGCAATACACTGGCTCAAACAGAAAGGAATTCCAGCGCGAAAAGACTTTGGAATGGAGCCAATTGAGCCAATCGTTTTTCCAGAATTAGCACACGCCTCCGTATATTTTAACGATCCTGATGGAAATAGTTTAGAATTCATTGCACAATTACCTGTTGGACTACCTAAAGCAGAGAAAATGTATTTAAGTGAATGGAAAAAGCATGTACAAACATCGCCAATAGATAGGGATTAA
- a CDS encoding YjcZ family sporulation protein, whose translation MSFGGSCAGFGGGFALLIVLFILLIIIGCSCWGGGGGF comes from the coding sequence ATGAGCTTTGGTGGTAGTTGCGCTGGTTTCGGCGGTGGATTTGCTTTACTCATCGTGCTATTCATCCTTCTAATCATTATCGGATGTAGCTGTTGGGGTGGCGGCGGAGGGTTTTAA
- a CDS encoding aspartyl-phosphate phosphatase Spo0E family protein: MYYNFTSNIMGKGSFSIEMEMGQLHNKIEHKKKELIQLVARHGLDHNKVLLFSRDLDILINKFMNIKDKVYK; encoded by the coding sequence ATGTACTATAATTTTACAAGTAATATTATGGGAAAAGGGAGTTTTAGTATAGAGATGGAGATGGGACAATTACACAATAAAATAGAACACAAAAAGAAAGAGTTAATTCAACTTGTTGCTAGGCATGGATTAGATCATAATAAAGTTTTGTTATTTAGTCGAGATTTAGATATACTAATTAATAAGTTTATGAATATAAAAGACAAAGTATATAAGTGA